The nucleotide sequence ACAAATGGAGTTGGCGTCCACAAAGATCAACTCGCTTCGTTCGAGCTCGCTCTGAGAGATGCCGGAATAGAAAAGTGTAATCTAGTCTATGTTTCGAGCATTTTGCCTCCGAAATGCAAAATTATTTCTCGAAACAAAGGGCTTGGAACCCTTCAAGCGGGTCAACTCACGTACTGTGTAATGGCTAAAAACCAAACCAACGAACCAAACAGACTTCTCTCGGCGGCAGTTGGCATGGCTATGATCAAAGGGCATGAGCAGTATGGGTATCTTTCGGAACACCATGCATTCGGGCAAACAGAAAAAGCTTCCGGAGAATACGCCGAAGATTTAGCGGCATCGATGCTCGCGACTACCTTGGGGATACAATTCGACCCGAACCTGGCGTGGGATGAGAGAAAGCAGGTTTACAAAGCTAGCGGGCACACGTTTGTCACCCGCCCTATAGCTCAGTCCGCCAGGGGAAACAAAGACGGGCTATGGACGACGGTTATCGCTGCGGCAGTATTTTTGCTCGAATAGGGAGACAATATTCAACAGGTAAATTTTGGAGGATTGGATCCGGAGTTCTCGAGTAGAGAAAATTCCAAATTCGTTATATTGCCGGTTCCATTCGACCTTACCAGTTCTTGGCTCAAGGGCTCTGACAAAGGACCGGCGGCTCTTATAGAGGCTTCTGCGAACATGGAGTTGTTCGACGAAGAAACTGAAAAAGAACCTTTCAAAGCCGGTATTTTCACCGAAGAACCGGTTTCGGCTGGAAGTACTTCCGAGATGGTGGAAAAGGTCAAAAAGAAAATTACCGAACATCTCAAACAGGGAAAAATTCCAGTGACTATAGGCGGCGAGCACTCTGTTTCAATAGGTGCGTTTAAGGCTTTCGCCGAATTTTATGACCGGATAAGCGTTTTGCATCTCGACGCTCATTCCGACAGACGCGACGTGTACGAGGGCGATAAATTCAACCACGCGTGCGTAATCTCGCGAGCTGAAGAAATTGGATTTAATGTGGTTTCTGCCGGAATCAGAAGCCTTGATTTTTCTGAAAAGAGAATTCTTTCGGATGACAGGGTGTTTTTGGCATCAAAATTGAGAGACGACAGAAACTGGATAAAAAAAGTTATGTCAAAACTTTCAGAAAATGTCTACGTCACAATTGACCTCGACGTATTCGATCCTTGCGTGCTTCCGTCCACTGGAACACCTGAACCGGGTGGGCTAAGTTGGTATGAAGTGCTCGATATTCTCAGAGAGACAGCCCGGAATAAAAAAATAAGGGGATTCGACGTAGTCGAATTGAAACCGGATCACAACAGGTATTCTGATTTCACAGCCGCGAAGCTCGTTTACAAGTTAATCGGTTACATCAACGGCTGAGGACTGTATGATGCAAGATCTTATCCCATGGGTTTTGATTCCGTTATTGATAATGCTCGCGAGAATAATTGATGTCTCCATCGGGACCGTGAGGATTATTTTCGTAGCTCGCGGTAAAGCTGTTATGGCGGCAATACTTGGTTTTTTCGAGGTTGTGATATGGATACTGGCAATAACTCAGGTTCTCGCTAACCTCACCAACGTGACATGTTATATCGGTTATGGTCTGGGTTTCGCTCTCGGAAATATAATAGGCATAAAAATTGAAAGAAAACTGGCTTTCGGACTTCAGATGATTACAATAATAACCGCCAATAAATTAGACCTTCTTCCCATGACTCTGAGAGAGGAAGGATACGGAGTGACGGTTGTCAATGGCAAAGGAGTAAAAGGGGACGTCAAAATCATCTACGCTGTCGTTGAAAGGAAATTTGTTCAGCACATTCTGGATTTAGTCAATGCCACGGAGCCTGATAGTTTTGTAACTGTTGAAGATATGGTCTCGCTTCAGAGAGGCTTTATAAGACAAAGGCAGAAAAAAGGTTTGTTCGCGAAAAAAAAATAAAGGAGCTTTAAATTGAAGGATATAAAAGGATTGGATTTGTATTTATCGGAAAACCAAAATGTGCATTTTCTTGAAGCTGAAAAAAAAGGAGATGTGATTGTCGAACTGCTTTCAAAAATACCGAAAGAAAACTTCAAAGATTACGAAGAGGTAAAAAGAGAAATGCTCATGAGAGAGGACCTTATGTCTACCGGGATTGGACTTGGAATAGCGTTCCCACATATAGGTTCCGTCAACGTTGAAAAAATGAGCATCTGCGTGGGAATATTAAAAAAAGGCGTAGATTGGGGGGCAATTGACGATAAGCCGGTGAGAATCGTCATACTAATTGTCTACCCCTCCAAGAGAAGAACGGAGTATTTGACATTGATATCAAAATTGAGCACGGTTCTCAAAGAAGAAATGAACAGAGAAAAGATTGAAAAATCAAGCGACAGCGAGGAGGTGTTTCAAATTTTGACAAACAACCTGGTGATTTAAAAGTGTTAAGCTTTTTCGTATTAGCAGGATTGTATGCTTTCTTGGGGCTGTATGTTCCCGACCAGGCTAATCCTTGGGCGGTTCAGCTTCTTTCGCTGACAGACACTGATAATATTTACGAAAATACAGTCGAAATAAACACGGTTCTGGAGGAAGAATCATTTCTCGGCACGGGCTCTTATGCGAGGTTTGCAATAGTCCAGGGAATTTTTCAAGACAGAAGAGTATACAGGATTTGCGCGGGAGCTTTCCCGTCAAGAGACGAGGCGACGGAAGCTGTAAACGCTTTGACTTCAAAAGGAGTTGATTGCTTTCCTAAAAATCTATTTGTGGAAGAAAAATGGGAATTCGTGGTATCCAAAACTGGCGAAATTTTTTTGGGTTCCGACCACGTTGTCGATATACTCGACAACGGTCAAATTTCAACTGACAGGGAGAGAGCATACGTTCAGCCCCAAAGAAAATACGCCGCCCTGGCTTATTCAAATTGGACCGGATTTGAAGGAGAAGGAGAGAATTTGTATTTGTTAAACCTTGAAAGTTTAAATGAGAAACTCGTCCTGATAGACATGAGGGCTGTTCTTCCTTATTTTTGGTTTTCAGACGATAATGACGGATGTTTTTTGATAACAGAGTTGCTCTGCGGGGGAACAGCGTATTCAAACGAAGTCATTATAGTTAACTGTGAAACTGCTGGAATAGTAGCTCGTTATGAACATTGCACGGTAGACAGGTGTTGTGAAGAGGAAAGCTTTTTATACTTAGATTCTCTATCACCCGATGAAACTGTTGAAGCAGAGATCAAGATAGATTTAAAAGATTTTTTTAACAGCGGCCATTGAATATCCGGGTTCAAATTAATCTTTAGCTTGCTCTGCGATTGTTTTGGCATTTTAATTTAAAAATGGTTGATATACCCACTTTTGATGAATTGAATTCATTTGTCCCTCAAATAGTTTTGGAGGGAAACTCACGGGGAAAA is from candidate division WOR-3 bacterium and encodes:
- a CDS encoding DUF2179 domain-containing protein, with amino-acid sequence MMQDLIPWVLIPLLIMLARIIDVSIGTVRIIFVARGKAVMAAILGFFEVVIWILAITQVLANLTNVTCYIGYGLGFALGNIIGIKIERKLAFGLQMITIITANKLDLLPMTLREEGYGVTVVNGKGVKGDVKIIYAVVERKFVQHILDLVNATEPDSFVTVEDMVSLQRGFIRQRQKKGLFAKKK
- a CDS encoding arginine decarboxylase, pyruvoyl-dependent; the encoded protein is MNKEALVPKSVFLTNGVGVHKDQLASFELALRDAGIEKCNLVYVSSILPPKCKIISRNKGLGTLQAGQLTYCVMAKNQTNEPNRLLSAAVGMAMIKGHEQYGYLSEHHAFGQTEKASGEYAEDLAASMLATTLGIQFDPNLAWDERKQVYKASGHTFVTRPIAQSARGNKDGLWTTVIAAAVFLLE
- the speB gene encoding agmatinase, producing MQQVNFGGLDPEFSSRENSKFVILPVPFDLTSSWLKGSDKGPAALIEASANMELFDEETEKEPFKAGIFTEEPVSAGSTSEMVEKVKKKITEHLKQGKIPVTIGGEHSVSIGAFKAFAEFYDRISVLHLDAHSDRRDVYEGDKFNHACVISRAEEIGFNVVSAGIRSLDFSEKRILSDDRVFLASKLRDDRNWIKKVMSKLSENVYVTIDLDVFDPCVLPSTGTPEPGGLSWYEVLDILRETARNKKIRGFDVVELKPDHNRYSDFTAAKLVYKLIGYING
- a CDS encoding PTS sugar transporter subunit IIA, whose translation is MKDIKGLDLYLSENQNVHFLEAEKKGDVIVELLSKIPKENFKDYEEVKREMLMREDLMSTGIGLGIAFPHIGSVNVEKMSICVGILKKGVDWGAIDDKPVRIVILIVYPSKRRTEYLTLISKLSTVLKEEMNREKIEKSSDSEEVFQILTNNLVI
- a CDS encoding SPOR domain-containing protein gives rise to the protein MGLYVPDQANPWAVQLLSLTDTDNIYENTVEINTVLEEESFLGTGSYARFAIVQGIFQDRRVYRICAGAFPSRDEATEAVNALTSKGVDCFPKNLFVEEKWEFVVSKTGEIFLGSDHVVDILDNGQISTDRERAYVQPQRKYAALAYSNWTGFEGEGENLYLLNLESLNEKLVLIDMRAVLPYFWFSDDNDGCFLITELLCGGTAYSNEVIIVNCETAGIVARYEHCTVDRCCEEESFLYLDSLSPDETVEAEIKIDLKDFFNSGH